The nucleotide sequence GCTGGTCGAGCGAATCGTGGAGATCGACGGCTTCGAGGTCGACGTCGAACTCGCGCGCCACATGGCGTTCTTCCGCTACGACGACCGGCCGGGCGTGATCGGCATCGTCGGTGGGATCCTCGGCGACGCCGGGATCAACATCGCCGGCATGCAGGTCGCCCGCGACGAGAAGGGCGGCACGGCCATGGTGGTGCTCACGGTCGACTCGGCGATCCCGTTCGACAACCTGAACGACCTCGCCGTGGGCATCTCGGCCGATTGGGCCCGCGCCGTCGACCTGGACTGACACCGGCCTGTCATCGCCCCGGCCGCTGCGTCTCGCAACCTGGGACGCGGCGGCCGAGTCGTGAGACGGCCCCCTAAACTGAGGGCATGGACAGCCTTCGCCTCGCAGTGATTCCCGGAGACGGCATCGGCCCGGAGGTCGTGGCCGAGGGACTGAAGGTCCTGGACGCCGCGGTCGGGTCGTCGGTCAAGATCGAGACCCAGCACTACGACCTCGGGGCGCGGCGCTGGCACGCGACGGGGGAGACCCTGCCGGACTCGGTGCTCGCCGAACTCGGCGGGCACGACGTGATCCTGCTCGGCGCCGTCGGCGACCCGGGCGTCCCGTCCGGGGTGCTCGAGCGGGGCCTGCTGCTCAAGCTGCGCTTCGCGTTCGACCACCACGTGAACCTGCGGCCGGCCAAGCTCTTCGCGGGAGTGACCTCGCCGCTGGGGGACACGAGCATCGACTTCGTCGTGGTGCGCGAAGGTACCGAGGGTCCGTACACGGGCAACGGCGGCAGCCTGCGTACCGGCACCCCGCACGAGGTCGCCACCGAGGTCAGCCTGAACACCGCGTTCGGGATCGAGCGCGTCGTGCGCTACGCGTTCAACAGCGCCGCGGCCCGACCCCGCAAGAAGTTGACGCTGGTCCACAAGAACAACGTTCTCGTCCACGCCGGGCGACTGTGGACCCGGATCACCGACGAGGTCGCCGCGGAGTTTCCCGACGTCACCCACGACTACCTGCACGTCGACGCGGCCACGATCTTCTTCGTGTCCCAGCCGGAACGATTCGACGTGATCGTGACCGACAACCTGTTCGGCGACATCCTCACCGACCTGGCCGCCGCGATCACCGGTGGCATCGGGCTGGCCGCCAGCGGCAACCTCGACGTCAGTCGCGCACACCCGTCGATGTTCGAACCGGTCCACGGTTCGGCGCCGGACATTGCCGGGCAGGGCAAGGCCGACCCGACGGCCACCGTGCTGTCGGTGGCCATGCTGCTCGAGCACGTCGGCCAGGCCCCTGCCGCCGCCAAGGTCGTCGCCGCGGTCGAGGCCGACCTGGCCGAGCGCGGCTCGGCGGCCCGCAGCACCTCGCAGGTCGGCGACGCGATCGCGGCTCGAGTAGCGGGCTGATCTTTCAGCCCCCTTCCCGAGTCCTCGCGAGGAGCACGTGATGAGCGCCACCTCCACGAGTAACGTTTCAGCCATGCAGACGATCGGCCGCACCGAGTTCACGTTCCAGCCAAACCCGGCCGCGGCCGGCGACGCCCGGCGCGCCGAGATCCTGGCCGACCCCGGGTTCGGCAAGTACTTCACCGACCACATGGTCGCGATCACCTGGACCGCCGAGCGCGGTTGGCACGAGCCGACCGTGCGGCCGTACGGGCCGATCTCGATGGACCCGGCCAGCGCGGTGCTGCACTACGCGCAGGCGATCTTCGAGGGACTCAAGGCCTACCGGCACGCCGGCGGCTCGATCTTCACGTTCCGTCCGGAGTCCAACGCCGCCCGCTTCCAGCGCTCCGCGCAGCGGCTGGCACTGCCGGAGCTGCCGGCTGAGATGTTCGTCGGCGCCATCGACGCGTTGGTGACGACCGATCAGAACTGGGTGCCGAGCCGGCCGGAGCAGAGCCTGTACCTGCGCCCGTTCATGTTCGCCTCCGAGGTCTTCCTCGGGGTCAAGCCGGCCGGGCACGTCACGTTCCTGGTGATCGCCTCACCGGCCGGGGCGTACTTCAAGGGCGGGCTCAAGCCCGTGCGGATCTGGCTGTCGGAGGAGTACACCCGCGCCTCGCCCGGCGGTACCGGCGCGGCGAAGTGCGCCGGCAACTACGCCGCGAGCCTGATCGCGCAGCAGGAGGCCATCGCCAACGGCTGCGACCAGGTGGTCTTCCTCGATGCCGTCGAGCGTCGCTGGATCGAGGAACTCGGCGGGATGAACCTGTACTTCGTCCACGCCGACCGCTCCATCCGGACCCCGGCGCTGACCGGTTCGATCCTCGAGGGTGTCACCCGCGACTCGATCGGCAAGCTCGCCGCCGACCTGGGACACCGGGTCGAGGAGACCCGAATCTCGATCGACGACTGGCGCGACGGCGTCGCGAGCGGCGCAATCACCGAGGTGTTCGCCTGCGGCACCGCGGCGGTCATCACCCCGGTCGGGTCGCTGCACTGGCGCGGGGGCGACCAGCCGATGGCCGGTGCTGGCATCGGCCCGGTCACCACCGCGATCCGCCACGCCCTCTTGGAGATCCAGCACGGGCACGCCCCGGACAAGCACGGCTGGCTGCACAAGGTCTGCTGAGCGCCTTCCCTACTCCGATGCCGTGCGCGTCGGCTCGCTCTACGTGGCGGGCAACCTCGGCCTCGACAAGGGCGGAAAGATCGTCCCCGGCGGAATCACCCCCGGAGGCCGAACAGGCGATGGAGAACCTCAAGGCCGTTGTGGAGCGCAACGGGTCCTCGCTGGACGGCGCGGCACGCCTTCGGCGTCACCGGGCTGTACCTGGGCGCGCGGGTGGAGATCGCCTGCATCGCGGTGACCGGTTAGCATTCGCTAACACGGGTCCCGCGTTACACTGATCCCGTGGCAAATCTAACCATCGCTGTTGACGACGATGTGCTTCGTCGCGCCCGGGTTCGCGCGGCGGACCAAGGCACCTCGGTGAACGCGGTGTTGCGCGACGAGCTGATCCGCTACGCCGCCGGCGACGGCTCCGATCGGGCCGCCGATGAATTCCTGGCCTTCGCCCGGGCCAACAGCGGCCGCAGCGATCAGGGCCAACGCGGCTGGTCGCGCGATGAGCTGTGGCACGAACGCCTCGAGCGCGCGTGAGCGCCAGGGTTTTCCTCGACACCAACGTCTTCGTCTATTCGCTGGATTTGGCGGATCCGGACAAGCAGGTACGAGCCCTTCAACTGATCGATGAACGACGCCGGGACATCGTGGTCAGCACCCAGGTGCTGCTCGAATTGCACAGCGTCTGCACTCGCAAACTCGGACTCACCCGGCACCAGGCTGACACGGCCGTGCGCTCCGTGGCGAAGTTCCCGGTGGTCGAAGCCGATCGTGAGCTGGTGCTGCAGGCCTCGCAACTCGCGGATGATGCGCAGCTGTCGATCTTCGACGCCGCCATCGTCGTCGCGGCCAGACGCGCAGGATGCCGGACGATCCTCAGCGAGGACCTGGGCCCGAATCAGAAATACGGCGACCTCGCTGTCGAGAACCCCTTCGGCTGATGAACCACCTGCCGATGGCGCGGAATTTTGCGTCGGCCACGGCCTGTGTCACACTGACCACGTGGCACAGACCCTGATTAT is from Sporichthyaceae bacterium and encodes:
- a CDS encoding branched-chain amino acid aminotransferase, yielding MQTIGRTEFTFQPNPAAAGDARRAEILADPGFGKYFTDHMVAITWTAERGWHEPTVRPYGPISMDPASAVLHYAQAIFEGLKAYRHAGGSIFTFRPESNAARFQRSAQRLALPELPAEMFVGAIDALVTTDQNWVPSRPEQSLYLRPFMFASEVFLGVKPAGHVTFLVIASPAGAYFKGGLKPVRIWLSEEYTRASPGGTGAAKCAGNYAASLIAQQEAIANGCDQVVFLDAVERRWIEELGGMNLYFVHADRSIRTPALTGSILEGVTRDSIGKLAADLGHRVEETRISIDDWRDGVASGAITEVFACGTAAVITPVGSLHWRGGDQPMAGAGIGPVTTAIRHALLEIQHGHAPDKHGWLHKVC
- a CDS encoding PIN domain-containing protein, with the translated sequence MSARVFLDTNVFVYSLDLADPDKQVRALQLIDERRRDIVVSTQVLLELHSVCTRKLGLTRHQADTAVRSVAKFPVVEADRELVLQASQLADDAQLSIFDAAIVVAARRAGCRTILSEDLGPNQKYGDLAVENPFG
- a CDS encoding 3-isopropylmalate dehydrogenase: MDSLRLAVIPGDGIGPEVVAEGLKVLDAAVGSSVKIETQHYDLGARRWHATGETLPDSVLAELGGHDVILLGAVGDPGVPSGVLERGLLLKLRFAFDHHVNLRPAKLFAGVTSPLGDTSIDFVVVREGTEGPYTGNGGSLRTGTPHEVATEVSLNTAFGIERVVRYAFNSAAARPRKKLTLVHKNNVLVHAGRLWTRITDEVAAEFPDVTHDYLHVDAATIFFVSQPERFDVIVTDNLFGDILTDLAAAITGGIGLAASGNLDVSRAHPSMFEPVHGSAPDIAGQGKADPTATVLSVAMLLEHVGQAPAAAKVVAAVEADLAERGSAARSTSQVGDAIAARVAG